Proteins encoded by one window of Streptomyces clavuligerus:
- a CDS encoding FtsX-like permease family protein — protein sequence MTEFLLGLRLLAGSGRGNRVRFLLMAVGGSVGVCCLALVLTLPAILDAHNGRAAARQPVTAAKGPADGTLVLPRSDAYGSHSFTRVFVARGPGQDTPAPPGLRELPRPGEVFVSPRVRELLREAPAVKGLLPGDEKGTIGPGGLAHPDELYAYIGTTRDRLDGEGRHLKGFGYRYAPNPVVDPSTLTDVRFALATLVLLPLGIFLSVCARLSAASRTRRLASLRLLGLSKKGTQRVNAAETTAAALTGAALGLGEYTLLNQVMSRTGLPSLRWYPEDGALSATTVAVCLIGCPALAWLVGRRSARDATADPLAVRRTAVARPPTKWFGLLLLAGLGIVCGYCLTGLLGRPASSVGVNALLVVAGVLLTGVGLVLTLPYLSYALARALAGSTRSLTLNLAMRRNEAEPGSTLRVVTGLVLLVYAASLAQGVLIQLDQVSRPSGPVQDYSLALHELTERQRQELGGLDGVRTRAVMMNSWVDLRAESPDAAFASSATALVATCDELERMVRTAEGCVDGRVMRLDDPNSSLGSRIATGTVFRFRHTGGKDGKLDIAYPAERVVYSGYGTSSVGNALLLVPPSALPGGVSPRDAQYVLTSGSAPDQVRAVLDGIGAVAPIAEVELVGLNIQGLEQISVVETLLALGMAMGLLIGVAAFLVSATDRAVERRSQITAVTLIGARARTLRTVQCLQVVLPLGLGLVLAVITGKLAESSYLITGGSAVSWDVEGLPPLLLAAAGVVLVAAAGSLPLVGRRIDPELIRRD from the coding sequence GTGACCGAGTTCCTGCTCGGACTGCGGCTGCTCGCCGGTTCGGGGCGGGGCAACCGCGTCCGCTTCCTGCTGATGGCGGTCGGCGGGTCGGTCGGGGTCTGCTGCCTGGCCCTCGTCCTCACCCTTCCCGCGATCCTCGACGCGCACAACGGACGGGCCGCGGCCCGGCAGCCGGTGACCGCGGCGAAGGGACCGGCGGACGGCACCCTCGTGCTCCCGCGTTCGGACGCGTACGGCTCCCACTCGTTCACCCGGGTCTTCGTGGCCCGAGGCCCGGGGCAGGACACCCCCGCCCCGCCCGGTCTGCGGGAACTGCCCCGCCCCGGAGAGGTGTTCGTCTCCCCGCGCGTCCGTGAGCTGCTACGGGAGGCGCCCGCCGTCAAGGGACTGCTTCCCGGTGATGAGAAGGGGACGATCGGCCCCGGCGGTCTGGCCCACCCCGACGAGCTGTACGCGTACATCGGCACCACCCGCGACCGGCTGGACGGCGAAGGACGGCACCTCAAGGGCTTCGGCTACCGCTACGCCCCGAACCCGGTGGTCGACCCGTCCACCCTGACGGACGTACGGTTCGCGCTGGCGACCCTGGTCCTGCTGCCGCTGGGCATCTTCCTCTCCGTCTGCGCCCGGCTGTCCGCGGCCAGCCGCACCCGCAGACTGGCCTCGCTGCGGCTGCTGGGCCTGAGCAAGAAGGGCACCCAGCGGGTGAACGCCGCCGAGACCACCGCCGCCGCGCTGACCGGGGCGGCCCTCGGCCTGGGCGAGTACACGCTGCTCAACCAGGTGATGTCCCGGACCGGGCTGCCCTCCCTGCGGTGGTACCCCGAGGACGGCGCGCTCTCCGCGACCACCGTCGCCGTCTGTCTGATCGGCTGCCCGGCCCTCGCCTGGCTCGTCGGCCGCCGCAGCGCGCGGGACGCCACCGCCGACCCGCTGGCCGTCCGGCGCACCGCCGTCGCGCGCCCGCCGACCAAGTGGTTCGGCCTGCTGCTGCTCGCGGGCCTGGGAATCGTCTGCGGCTACTGCCTCACGGGCCTGCTGGGACGTCCCGCGTCCAGCGTCGGGGTGAACGCGCTCCTCGTGGTCGCGGGTGTGCTGCTCACCGGGGTCGGGCTGGTGCTCACCCTGCCCTATCTGTCGTACGCGCTCGCCCGCGCGCTCGCGGGGTCGACCCGTTCCCTCACCCTCAATCTGGCCATGCGGCGCAACGAGGCCGAGCCCGGCAGCACCCTGCGGGTGGTCACGGGGCTGGTCCTGCTGGTGTACGCCGCGTCCCTCGCTCAGGGGGTGCTCATCCAGCTCGACCAGGTCAGCCGGCCCTCCGGCCCCGTTCAGGACTACTCCCTGGCCCTGCACGAGCTGACCGAGCGGCAGCGGCAGGAGCTGGGCGGACTGGACGGGGTCCGCACCCGGGCCGTGATGATGAACTCCTGGGTGGATCTGCGGGCGGAGAGCCCCGACGCGGCGTTCGCCTCGTCGGCGACCGCCCTGGTCGCCACCTGCGATGAGCTGGAACGGATGGTCCGTACCGCAGAGGGGTGTGTGGACGGCAGGGTGATGCGGCTCGACGACCCCAACTCCAGCCTGGGGAGCCGGATCGCCACCGGCACGGTCTTCCGTTTCCGCCACACCGGGGGGAAGGACGGGAAGCTGGACATCGCCTACCCGGCCGAACGCGTCGTCTACAGCGGATACGGAACCTCCTCCGTCGGCAACGCGCTGCTGCTCGTCCCGCCCTCCGCGCTGCCCGGCGGGGTGAGCCCCCGGGACGCGCAGTACGTGCTCACCAGCGGGTCGGCGCCGGACCAGGTCCGCGCGGTGCTCGACGGTATCGGGGCGGTGGCCCCGATCGCCGAGGTCGAGCTGGTGGGGCTGAACATCCAGGGGCTGGAACAGATATCGGTGGTCGAGACCCTGCTCGCACTCGGTATGGCCATGGGCCTGCTGATCGGGGTGGCCGCCTTCCTGGTCTCCGCGACCGACCGGGCGGTGGAGCGCAGATCGCAGATCACGGCCGTCACCCTGATCGGGGCACGGGCGCGGACCCTGCGCACGGTGCAGTGTCTTCAGGTGGTGCTGCCCCTCGGGCTGGGGCTGGTCCTCGCGGTGATCACCGGCAAGCTCGCCGAGTCGAGCTATCTGATCACCGGTGGCTCCGCGGTGAGCTGGGACGTCGAGGGGCTGCCGCCGCTGCTCCTCGCCGCGGCCGGTGTGGTCCTGGTGGCCGCGGCCGGGTCGTTGCCGCTGGTGGGCCGCCGGATCGACCCGGAGCTGATCCGCCGCGACTGA